The Nitrospiria bacterium genome contains the following window.
TACCGGGAGAGCTATGATCTTTTCGCCTGCAGCGGGATACTCTTTAATCATGAATCGCCGCGGCGGGGGCTGGAGTTCATCTCCCGGAAGATCACGCACGGCGCGGCGCGGATCAAACTGGGATTGGACAAGGAATTGCCTCTCGGCAATCTGGACGCCGAACGCGACTGGGGTTACGCGGGCGACTATGTCGAGGCGATCTGGCGAATGCTGCAGCAGGAAAAGCCGGATGATTACGTCATCGCCACGGGGATCAAGCATTCGGTGAGAGATCTGGCCGACCTGGCTTTTTCGCACGTAGGTCTGAACTACAAGGACCATGTGGTGGTCGACAAAGCCCTCTTGCGACCCGCGGAGGTGGACCATCTGCTGGGCGATTCGACCAAGGCGCGGACCCATCTGGGATGGAAGCCGAAGGTCTCGTTCGAGGAATTGATCCGGATGATGGTGGATGCCGATCTTGAAAAAGTCAAACAACAGATCGCACGAAGATAAACCGAAGGCCTTCGTCACAGGCATCAATGGATTCGTCGGCAGCCAC
Protein-coding sequences here:
- the gmd gene encoding GDP-mannose 4,6-dehydratase, with the protein product MKKALITGITGQDGSYLAEMLLSKGYRVYGMVRRSSTENFERIEHLRDRIELRQADLLDQLSIINLIRATRPEEIYNLAAQSFVPTSWEQPLLTAEFTALGVCRVLEAVRLVDRGIKFYQASSSEMFGKVREVPQTEKTPFYPRSPYGVSKVFGHYLTINYRESYDLFACSGILFNHESPRRGLEFISRKITHGAARIKLGLDKELPLGNLDAERDWGYAGDYVEAIWRMLQQEKPDDYVIATGIKHSVRDLADLAFSHVGLNYKDHVVVDKALLRPAEVDHLLGDSTKARTHLGWKPKVSFEELIRMMVDADLEKVKQQIARR